ACTAATTTAGTTTTGTGTTAtcatatttgaatgaaaaaaacaGATGCAGTAATTCAATTTGGGAACTTTGAGGTTCACCTATGtagatatttaatgtttgtaaagatttataaaatgtcaCTAAACAACCTTGcatacaaactatttttttaattggttataatagttataaagaattttggtttaaattacCTTTATAATCTGCCCTTCCACTGTGGTACCGTTTAATTGAAGagcttttaaaacattttcttgttCTGTCATTTCAAGCAATGCATACTTGAGACTGTCGACATCTCGTTCACAGAAGCGCAAATAATTGATCTCACCTGCTTGACAAAAATGATCTACCAGTTGTTGATGAGTTAGGGCACCTACATCTATAAGTAAAAGTGTTCTTCTTATCTCTTCTATCTTTCTAGAATCATATGCCGCTGGAAGTGGTGGATAAGGCGGCAGTCCCGCTTCAACTATTTTGGGATCATAAGTTTGTATAACTTGATTTGGCGGGACGCCTTCTAATGTGTTAATTACATGTGCCGGTAACCGTGGCTCGACAGTACTGAATCCCGGTACTAGTGTACCATTACTTGACATTTCTAAGGCCTTATGTTCATCGGGAATCTCGCCAGATTGCATGGGAATCACGATCAAAGCGCGGTCGATGAACACAGTATTCGTCATATGTTGAGCGACATTAACCGTTGCAGAGTCGTAATATTTAACGTAGCAAATTCGTGACTGCACAGGACAGGATACATCTCTGATTGTTGGGTATAATCTAATATCATCTATTTTCCCTAAGTAACCAAACAATGTTTGCATTTGATCCTTTGTCGCTTGAGGAGCGATGTTGGTAACTTGAATCACCCTCGTAGCGCTCGAAACCATCTTTGATGATTTGCACATGaagaatgtttttcttttttttttttttcaagtaaattgATACATATACCACAAAAATCACATTTTGGAATCGTTTATTATTTGAGAAGCTATGCAATTTAGCCTTTTTTGTCAAACTTTCTTGAAGAAACACGCAACACGCTTTCGTTGCCGCACAAATAATGACAGATGGCAAACGCAAGCGGgacagattaaaaatagaaattaatattgaacattttttcTCGGATCATTTAGGTACCTGCCAAACTAAAAGAATGCCAAGGTATCTGCTTATAGTTAAGCGGGGTATATATCAAcagatatttgaatatttatttattgataccgATTTTTTCTGTAACAGTAATATGAGGTTCAATGTTTTAAGTTTTTCATGCTGTATTCGTAATTCTTATTGCCCACTTGTTATTGAACCATTGtacatattttgattattttttatcaaataatcaatattaataaaaataaactattaagaaAAGAGGCTTACACATTTACTATCATTAATCATTATTCTGTTTCATGTTTATCATTGGCAAGTTTTAGCTGGCAACATTGATAAGGTTTTTGCGCCAATATATTAcgaattttaagaatttaattttaattaaaatatttgttagaaTTCTTTGATatctttgattattatattgaataaagtttgtTCTAGAACTATGTCTAGAAAGCATTATAAAGCTGAAGAATTAAAATTGAAGTTAAAATCAGGTAGAGTATCGTGAAATAAAATCAACCAGATCTGTATTTCTTTGGtgtactattttatttcatcccaattctttaaaataataaatatcattataattgaaGCCAGGAAAATTAAACTAAGAAATGAAAGAATAGAGTTCACCTTACGTTCGGAAGAACTCGCTTTGGCTGAAGAAGTTACTCTTCTTAAGGTTGAAATAGAATCTATTTCGCAACAGCTCGAGGTATacggaatataatataatattcagcgTTTAAGGTATCCTCATTTATAAAAGTATCTTTTTCCTAGGATGTTAAAGAACAAATATCTcaaatgaaatatcaaaatacaatGATAGATATATGCAGCGAATCAGAAAAATCCAAAGTTGAAAgtcatacaattaatattaacaatcatAAAAATGCTTTTGACGATTTATTTAAGAAAGGTATGCAAAAAAAAGTGAAATGTACCGTTGTAtaaagtacataaataataatctattccTATCGAAggagaagtaaagataaaaccttatacataaatattccaTCCAATATTGCAAATAGGTCTACTTTGCTGTGTTTTATAAACAGTTGATTTAtacatcattaattatattataatattattccactTTAATGTCCATTAACAGCTTCGACTTCTTGGCTTGAAATTCAAAGCAAATTGCTGTcgtaaattcataataaataccatAGATAAATCAAGATCTCGACCGcgttaaattgatattaaatgttgtttatttatcttcacttctcttgtgattggaataggctagacataacttaaaatattttaaatgtgtaatagAACGTGAAGATTTGGAATTTAAACACATGGAATTGAAAGCTAAAAAAGCCAAAAATGAAGAAATAGAACGTCAAACATATGCAAAAATTCTAGAAGAAAATGAACAGAAAGCGAAAGAGGCTGCCACCATAGAAGAAGAGTACGAAGCTCTAGAAAGGGAATGTAATATTTTGagggtaaaatataatttaagacatttttgtgCTTctggtatatttaataattgggtttaattatttgaatcgaATATTTTCGGATTACAGAAAAGGAACAAAGCTATAATGTTAATGCTTCGACGCAAATTAATAGAAGCTGAAGAAACAAGACGTACTCTtatgaagaaaaattaaatgactaTAAACCAGACATATAAACCCAATGACAATGAGTTTTGGAATACCAGTTACCGTATGCACGTCTGTCTAATAATAGAAAGACATCATAATAATTCGATTCAAAGTTAATCTATTAAGCACTTGATGTTGTCATGTTTATTACTTGTAACTTCATAAGCTAGCCGTTTATGTATGCCATGAGATAGCTTGGATGATCTtggatatacatatgttatgtgACTCAAATTCAATAGATTCGTATCTTCATCAAACACGGTCAATAATGTAACTGTTTTGTTAACacaagagttttttttaaatcgatagtTGACTACCAATAGCGCATTCaggttagaaataaaaatatcattcaaacgcgtgttttgatatatttgcaCAAACAATAAACAGATGCacaaacatacattattatatatgtattatatacatacaatcagtttttacaaaaatggccttaacaaatatttacatcaCAATACTTTCTCGTAATTCacgcaataattaataatgcgaGACTTATTCAAAGGTTATAACTATAGACagatcaattatataattattacaaaaatacctagcatatatttatttttcgccAAACATTATCTTGGAAGTTATTACATAGGAATTAACTCGTATAGTTTATTTGAAACGAATttgtaaactataaaaaaaatgatatgtcAGAACCTCAATAAAATTTGACAGGAGAAAATACCGTTTTTTCATACTTTCAATTtcaagaaatatattgaaatctGACAGAAGGCATGCCATCTTGTGGTTCATAGCCatgctaattttaaaataataatcaagcaATAATTCACTACGTTGATAAAGTAAAACAAACTTGATTAAGTATTTTCGTCTAAAGTTTACTCTTGAAGACagtattatgtacaaaaataaaccatACACATTTTCTTCTTTAAGATGTCTTCACTGAGATtgttatttactaaaatgttatcGTTAGCCCATTGTCAAATTTCAATGCTATCAAAACAGATTTTCACTTTTCATTTTccatatttgattttgttatatttgcgGTATAACTAATGATTGGTAAACTATATATgcaaattgataataaaaaattacatcgtAAAAACATCACTGCTGAACTTTAATTTCTGAATATATTTAGTCTAATAGCAGAATAAATATTCTACGCCagtgaatataatttgtataatctCAGTAGATCAGTACTGATATTGTTCGATGACAAATCCCAGTGGATTTGTCATTGAACAATACATTTAGTTTAAGCTTTTacggtatttaaaaatatatatttgtatattaatcagatataatcaataatcatacttttattttgtcGTCTACGGTTGATGTGACTCTATCAAAATGTCGGGTTAAATTACTAAAgttttgattgcaatttaaacttgagtaatatacataaatatatatatttttttagtttaatttgcaCTTATCTTATAATCTATTCGTATCGACAACAAATGTGTACCtgctcgtttattttaattttatcgaatttttttaacaatttcttgttttattttatatataattgattgtttgtaacaatttaaaatgtctcCACATCACTTTGTTAAAcatgatatatttaacaaaacttattataaattttcatttaagaattttaatatggtattaaattcttaaatgaaaatttataggaATGAAAATACTAATGGAATGTCCAATAAAGAGCTGTCGATTAGTTAGTTAAATAAGCAATGCCTGCATGTGGCATGCCAGGTGCTAGCACACAGGTATGCTAACTACTGGCATTCTATGTCAAACTACACACGCTTGTAACTCGCCGGCTAGTATCCAGAATTGCTTTATGAATTGCCAATTAAAGATGCAAGCGTCTACAATCGCATACGATCTACTAGCAAACCCGCTATAACGTGTCAGTCACTCTCTCCGTTTCCATACGACATTAATATATCAAGTCTAGATCTAGTAGATCGACGAATTACAAGCGCTAGCAGCTCCCGTGTACCAATATCACGCATGATTTTCTGCGAGCTACAGACATGTGTCTCGTAggttttagaaaaataacaagAAGTAACAATATCTCAAAAGTGACTTCGACTTGCTCAGTCTTAATTCGATGTTAGTAACATGTCAATAAAAATGGCAATACAAGGTTCTAAGTACTTATACCTTaggaacattttaaaaatttcattgtaaaaaattaaacatataaaaatatttttatacatctaaaaatatttgaagcgaaatagcatatttatttgtacatactTTACTtctcgaattttaaatatagaaggaTATTAAGGAGGGTATCGCCTTGTAAAATAGCGTAGATATAATTCTATGGAACAAATCCGTGGTTTAAAGCCATCATACATGCatacattaacaattttttatgaaCATATTTATGAGTATTTCGGTCAAACTCAACatacagatatataatataaaccttaAACATACCGCCAATAGTGTCCAATATATTACATGATTATGTTACACTTTTAttgctaaatatttaataaaatacaaatattttaattttgattaatttgccTTCGTCATATCTCATCAAAAAGCTTCTAACATATTTGCCAATAAATATACCGTGTTAGCCGATCACTTTGACTCTGAGGGATTactagtctattccaaccacgaAAGGACAAAAGccgaataaacaacatttgacatagaaataacgtgatatcattggtcgagagctttattaatctatgatattcattatggattttcgaaaaaatgccGTTTAGAACGTCGACGAAGCcgttatcgaaactttggaagttaaattaaaggatataagtagttaagtgtaatagtgttgtattctAAATATAGACATTTATCAAGAACCTTTAGTAGTGtgcaatatagctgagctattaccaaatcgcatgaaatacataaatctaaggtttgtttgttGTTATTCATTCGATAGGAATAGACTATTCAGCCCAATTTGGAAAAGAATTCAACATTCCGCCGTGTCGCATCCAGTTAATCGAACGTCGTAATTCAAGTCTAAACATATAGATGGCGTTATATGTTGGTACGCGTTCAATTATATAGAGCGTAAACTTTGCAAGTTCAAACGAGTGACTTTTACTGCGAAACTATCTTCATTGtaatagtcttttttttttgtcatcattAGGCAAATTTTTGACAGTTTGGTGTTTGTTGTGTATATAAACGTTTTCCAACTCAAATTAACGATTCCAATAATTCTTTATTAGCGTATGATCGTTATAAAGTAAACCTATATATACATTTCATCTTTATAGTCAGTAAATTTGACTACGCGTTATTAGTCAGCAaggacaaacgattttatacaGATAATCCTTACAAATCACGCTATATCACATCGAACCGAAAGTTGTCAATTGTTGTaaacatgttttaatatatttaaaaaaaacctgcaCCCGTTGATTTTTTTCTGTCCGCTCTTATTAAATTTTGGACTATTTTACGAAATGACTATGGCAAccattaaaagtaagtattaatgtggtgatttgattttgactaaactctaacataaaattaataacaataaactgGCTCCAACGTTAGGTACTTATCTCAAACATAACTTAAAAAAGTATGACtgatatttaatgtaacatGTTATCTAATAAACTAAGATggcatattatacttaaataactaaaaaaaaacataagaccAACATCACAAGAATGCTATTTTATGATAAACGGAATAAACTTAATCACCCATCTCTAATCTAtccaaaacaaatcaaatgagACGAAAGATAATGACCGCAACGTATGAGAATGAGATGCAGATATTGCTTGATGTTACTGCGTGAGTACTGTCGGGTCGATGTATGTATTATGGCGAAGGCAACTCATATCAACCAATGTCAATGGATGCACTATGCCCGGAGAGCGGGCTGCGGGTAGGGTCATACACTCGCTCCAAGTAATCGCTCGTCCGCCGACTGATCATCGTCTTCGGATCCAGACTTCTCTTTCTTTATCGATTGATATCGGACctagaaaataattttctctTTGTATAACTGTATATATCTTGTCTAAGTTTAATTCGGTTTTCAGGGTTAATTTTGAAACAGGCGTGGCCAACCAAATCCGTTCCAACTTCaaatatggaaaaatatttattattatttacatcaatCTATAAACGGgaatattttaatgtctatTTTCCGGCAATAATTaccgtataatttttaattcgaataaaaataattatattatcggtATTTTGGTGCAAGCCGGAACCACACAATCATCAATAATATTCTATcgcaatatatatacatatgtatatgtactttgtattgtttttttcgaGTCGAGATGACTCACTGGAGAAAGCACGAGCAAAAGTGTCGGGTTCAAGCCTGGGCAAGCAAGACTGAATATTCATGTTCTtcatttgagtttataattaattaataaccatTATGCTGTTCATTTGCTCATCGCCTTttccaaaataaatgaaactggATAGAGATGAGACTTACCTCAttaactgtaaataaatataggacaTGGCTCACCTTCGTCTTTATTTTAGAGCTCACACCCCTCGGTCGATACATTAGGAAGTTGTCCGTCacccaaaatattaatatctgaaaaaaaaaatattgtcattatatTCTTTTCTGATGTTTGACTTaatgtttactaatattataaaagcgaaagtaattatgtctgtctgttgccctttcacggccaaaccactagaccgaatttgaaatgaaatcggtataaagcaagcttgaactctaagAAAGAACATGgactttttttttcgtttaacacttgacgaccaacccctaaaacgagcgaagccgcaggcgactactagttacttaaaaaattaactaagaggttttaatgtattttttataatgattatttacaaaataaaatatttccggtaattaataatgaatatgtttacgcagttatatgttatatacgtTTACAAATGGGCCGTCCATAACAACAGAAaggtactttaaatttattggtatagaaaaaagaaattaaactgccaagttatataaaatcttcaaaacgctgttcaaatttaataattaattaatcggcGTGCTTAGGGTGGCCAATCTCCATCTCTGTAATATTTTTAGGACCGCGATCCTATTGCGGACAAATGATGACTATAATttctatattacaataaattgattCGTAGCGGTCACGGTCGTTGTACTCAGTGGGATACTCTGCCTGTACACCTGGAGGAAAACTAAGATAATTGTTTTTCCCAAGCCAAACAAATGCTTGATTGATTACGattgatttacatttatatttttttatataatagtggGCAAACTGTCAGGAGGTACACCTGAGTGCTGCCGTCCTTTAAATCTCAATTAGCAGAGCTCCGCGTGACCGTTTCGCAATTTTTATTCCATACAAATTCTCTAGCCAACACTATCTACTTCGTTTAAGAAGACCAGATATGCTAGCCAGATGTCATATATTctatctttaataatttttcctACCTCATACACGACATCCAGGTCtcaactgaaaaaaatatacttatgatGTAAGTATGACCAAACAAGAtgatcattttgtttttaactgtTAGGTTTTTGTTGTTCCATATTCTTACACTAAACCTCAAAAACACTTTATCGATGTGGTTGTCGATCTCTTCGTCTAGTAAGATAGATAAGAACAAAGTCAATCccggatatatgtatatacatagtataaaataccaCATTTCCAGTGCACAGTCAAATAAAATGATTGGTTTTTCTGTGCCACCTTGCACCAATATAAGATACACTTTACATTTAGTCATTTTAATAACGAATACGGCCATCGCAAACTTATCTATGATAACTTTCCTCTAGGGAAGAACAAAGGAGAtaaattttcaatgtaataaatatataatacaccaGTTACCTAATATCAaaagtacttaaataattacttccatctatttttatctgatatatacataccaatttaaatttatttaaaaaaaactattagatAATATTGTAACACATTACACAAGTATTAAGTACTTTTTAATGGAAGTACATATGTAGTTAACAATATGATAAAGTTCGGCAGAATTTTCAAGATGAATATTAGCCCAATTCTGACCATCACCGTCACAGAAGTCAAAaccattttatacaaaattgcaTTCGACTGTGTCTATGTGTGTACGCATAATGCAAAAACCGTTGAAtgtaatttaatgaaactttatagTTTATGTGACATATGATACCTCATAGAATTCAGTAGGGAACAATATATGCAATCAAGTAGCAAAAACTCTCACATTAATAAAGAAAGGTATGATCAGCATGACCACTGCAAGTTCAAGCCGCGGGTCGGACACGGGCGACAGCTTCAACGTGGAGAGCACCGCCACTATTGGCGGGAGACGCAACACCAGCGCCAGCACTGACTTGGCGAACGTCGCAAGCGCCGCATACAACACGCATTGGCAAATCCAAGCCGCACACATCGGAGGCTTACCTGTACAGaaattatgtcatttttatatttcattgtcaGGTATAACATACATGTGCTTAAAGTTTGTGTTGTCTGACTtgtctgtatttatattatattttcacataCATAGAGTttgatcttaatatttttaacacgctgtataatgttattgttttcatactGAGCTTCTAAGCAcagtataaaaactattttatctcTAGATAAAATTACGATCGATATTTTTGTGTACATGCCtgtctacttggtggtagggctttgtgcaagcccgtcagaTTAtttactacccactcatcaaatatggtaccaccaagcagcaatatttaatattgttgtgttcgggtttgaagggtgaataatCCAGTATAACTGCAACCCCAcgtacataacatacataacatcaCAGTTCCAAAGGTTGTagacgtattggcgatgtaaggaatagttcaAATTTCTTAAGGCTCTAATGTTTTGGGCAGTGGACACCACTGACGTATTCGCTTCTAAGTCGTCCGAGTTACTTTAGATCTTATAAATTTTTGGAATGTTCTGAGGTTATAAACGCTTGTAATTATCTACGTTTACATTATGTACATAATACTCTTCAAATAGTTAacgttgataatttaaaatattccagtACAGCTGTAGAGGTTATCGGCTGGCGTATATGCTCTTTAGATAACGAccaatatgaaaataatgttattctcaaaaaaaatactatgtctttaatatttatttattatgtaatatttaaagatggCAGTGGAGGCCAAAAAAgggttgaatataaaaattttgataaataaaaaaggatgcGATAGTCTCTTAAACTATAACACAGTGAAATATTTCATAGCTATATATACACTCACCATATTCGCCAAAATTAATGAGAGGTATGTCATAAACTCTTGCACAACGCTGTGCCAGTCTTATACCTGCCCATATTATCAGCAAGCCAAGTGTTGAGTCCAACATAAAATTTACTATGTACCTGAaagtaataagttttataaatgtattaatgaaattaaaactgcTCCTAAACAGCATACAGTTaggttcgtttttttttcactcGAAATTAGAGAAGTTTTCGTTGGGTAATTCACTTTTCTGTAGttctatcaaataaaaataaaacaaatgtttctaaaaaagaaacaaaccgatttaaaaagttttcttgTTTAAATACTACATTCCcgataatacattaaaaaatcatatagacATATATCCCGTCAGTCTAATAATGATCCAACCTTGGTAAGAAACTTAGCCTTTGATGAAACATATTAAAGACTTcagaaataagtattatatcaaCTTGTGTCACGTCTTAAGATATTAGAGGCCAAAGGTTACTATTTAATTCCTACAATTCTTACGTTAtgttataaatcttttaaactgTAGAATTttccacaaaattaattacaacatttttctGTACCATACCATAGAGATTAGATTTTCAATTGGTAGTCTTTACCATactgtcaatattatataatattatgtactgtcaatattctatatattatctatatagaAGGAAATGAGTAGACCGAAAAAGACACACTTTGACTCGTAACCACCATTTGCTTATCATTAATGTGCTCCAAAATCTGTTATCAGCTATTGAAGCCCAAAACTAACTTAGAGGAGTTTTTTCTTTCCCTCCATGAACGAACATTATAAAGAAAGTGTAGACAGGCATCTCATCAGAGCTTTTTCAACATTATGaattgacataataataattgatatatatataggtatcaGAGTGAATATTCCAAGACAACCTAGCAGTCTAGGTAAATGAATGATGATAGGGATCTAAACGAAAAACATTCCTTTTCTTTATTTGcctaaaataactttaaaaaaacatatttaacaattataaaataattaaattttaagcaatcacgtattaaagttaataataaaggGTCATGtatgatgataattataatttaatagatattttaatccAAGGCTTAATGTTATCTGTCAACTTGCtgcttcttaaattttaaacgtaCAAGGAACATATTAATACATCCCAGTTACTTTGTATAACACTTTAACTTCAGAAACCATATCCTTTAATACATCAATCAATTAATCTAAGATTATATATCCATTTATCTGTATTTCTTATCACCatctgtatttgtttttatcagATTCTAAAATGTAGTCCTTAATTATCTTTGACTTGAAGATCTTAactaagataaattaattttattgacttttttaaGTGTAAATTATTAACCAGTGTTACTcagatgtaaaattattatgccTTAGTTTCTGCAAAATATGCCAAAGAAAGT
The window above is part of the Vanessa tameamea isolate UH-Manoa-2023 chromosome 18, ilVanTame1 primary haplotype, whole genome shotgun sequence genome. Proteins encoded here:
- the LOC113398802 gene encoding uncharacterized protein LOC113398802 — encoded protein: MANICISLVYYFISSQFFKIINIIIIEARKIKLRNERIEFTLRSEELALAEEVTLLKVEIESISQQLEDVKEQISQMKYQNTMIDICSESEKSKVESHTININNHKNAFDDLFKKGMQKKARHNLKYFKCVIEREDLEFKHMELKAKKAKNEEIERQTYAKILEENEQKAKEAATIEEEYEALERECNILRKRNKAIMLMLRRKLIEAEETRRTLMKKN
- the LOC113398196 gene encoding store-operated calcium entry regulator STIMATE-like, whose translation is MNNSSDFINWSEPHCSKDALTDTYGWVMQFLLAVLAFTCLIGKRFCEPRYARRPWLIWFYDTSKQGLGALIIHAANVWLSPHMTGNPCTWYIVNFMLDSTLGLLIIWAGIRLAQRCARVYDIPLINFGEYGKPPMCAAWICQCVLYAALATFAKSVLALVLRLPPIVAVLSTLKLSPVSDPRLELAVVMLIIPFFINILIFWVTDNFLMYRPRGVSSKIKTKVRYQSIKKEKSGSEDDDQSADERLLGASV